Proteins encoded in a region of the Solanum dulcamara chromosome 9, daSolDulc1.2, whole genome shotgun sequence genome:
- the LOC129904475 gene encoding probable galacturonosyltransferase-like 1 — MKPQRQLLLPFIFISFFIITTTTAAVRISNAAAAPPQQFREAPEFYNSAECASIENTHNLICSDEAVHAAMTLDSAYIRGSMAAILSILQHSSCPQNIIFHFVASASADASHLRSTILASFPYLKFEVYRFDDSSVSGLISTSIRSALDCPLNYARSYLANILPLCVRKVVYLDSDLVLVDDIAKLSETPLGENQILAAPEYCNANFTSYFTPTFWSNPSLSLTFADRKACYFNTGVMVIDLDRWRNGDYTRKIEEWMELQKRMRIYELGSLPPFLLVFAGNIAPVDHRWNQHGLGGDNFRGLCRDLHPGPVSLLHWSGKGKPWARLDANRPCPLDALWAPYDLLKPPFSFDS; from the coding sequence ATGAAGCCACAAAGACAGCTCCTCTTACcctttattttcatttcttttttcatCATCACCACCACCACTGCCGCCGTCAGAATCAGCAATGCCGCCGCTGCACCGCCGCAACAGTTCAGAGAAGCCCCTGAATTCTACAACTCAGCTGAATGTGCTTCAATTGAAAATACCCACAACTTAATTTGCTCCGATGAAGCTGTTCATGCAGCAATGACTCTTGATTCAGCTTATATCCGTGGATCAATGGCTGCTATCCTCTCCATTTTACAACATTCTTCTTGCCCACAAAACATAATTTTTCACTTCGTTGCTTCAGCCTCCGCAGACGCGTCACATCTACGCTCCACCATTTTAGCTTCTTTCCCTTACCTCAAATTCGAAGTTTATCGATTTGATGATTCCTCTGTTTCTGGTTTGATTTCAACTTCTATCCGTTCAGCTCTTGATTGCCCTTTGAACTATGCGAGAAGCTACTTAGCTAATATTTTACCTTTATGTGTTCGGaaagttgtgtatttagattCCGATTTGGTTTTGGTTGATGATATTGCTAAACTATCAGAAACCCCACTTGGGGAAAACCAAATCCTTGCTGCCCCTGAATACTGCAATGCGAATTTCACTTCTTATTTTACCCCAACTTTCTGGTCTAACCCATCTCTATCTCTTACATTTGCCGATCGGAAAGCTTGTTATTTCAACACAGGGGTGATGGTAATCGATCTAGATCGATGGAGAAATGGGGATTACACAAGAAAGATCGAAGAATGGATGGAATTACAGAAACGTATGAGAATTTACGAATTGGGTTCATTGCCGCCGTTTTTACTTGTGTTCGCCGGAAATATAGCTCCGGTAGATCACAGATGGAATCAACATGGACTTGGGGGAGACAATTTTCGTGGACTCTGTAGAGATTTACATCCGGGTCCTGTAAGTTTATTGCATTGGAGTGGAAAAGGGAAACCTTGGGCTCGGCTTGATGCTAATCGGCCATGTCCGTTAGATGCTCTTTGGGCTCCTTATGATCTGTTAAAACCTCCATTTTCATTCGATTCTTGA